In Streptomyces sp. NBC_01231, the sequence GCAACCTGGTCCCCGGGGTGGGCGAGCTGTTCGTCATGCCGACGCTCACCACCTCCGGACGCGCGGACATCCTCTTCTGGGAGGGCATACCCGGCGGCCCGCTGGACGTCTTCAACGGCGTCAAGGACCCGGCGGAGCACCTCTCCCTGACCCTGGAACTCATGGAGAAGTTCGTTCCCTGGGAGTACGCGCGGGCCACGAAGGTCGAACTGACCGACGCCGGTGGTGTGCTGGCCGGCCGCTACGCCCCCACGGTCCGCAACCCGGTCGGCCGGCTCCCCGGCGGCGGCCTGGTCCTCGGCGTCGCCGACGTGGTCGTCGCCAACGACCCGATCACCGGACAGGGCTCCAACTCGGCGTCCAAGTGCGCCGCCGCGTATCTCGCGTCCATCCTCGAACACGGGGAGAAGGAGTTCGACGAGGCCTGGATGCGCAGTACCTTCGACCGGTACTGGGAGACGGCCCAGCATGTGACCAAGTGGACCAACGCGATGCTGGCTCCGCCGCCGGAGCACATCCTGAACCTGATCGGCGCGGCGGGCCAACTGCCCCCGGTCGCCGACCGGTTCGCCAACGGGTTCAACGATCCTGCGGACTTCGAGAACTTCTTCTATGAGCCGGAGAAGACCGGTGCGTACCTGGAGTCGGTGGCCGGCTCCTAGGGCGCGTGTGGAGTCGTGATCAACGGGCGGTCCGAGTGCGGTCCGTGTGAGGTCCTTGGCCCAGCTCATCGAGCGCGCAGGTGTAGGCCGGCGAGGTGGCTGTCCGGGCAGTTGCTGACGCGCGCCGCTTCCGCGTAGGGCAGCCCGAGAAACTGGGTGCGGACGAAAGCCTCGCGGCGTTCGTCGGGCCGGAGTTTGGCCGGCAGGTCGCGCCGCCGCCCGGGGCCCGGGTGTGACCTGTGCTGTGGTCCGGGGCTGTTCCTGGTGCCGATGTGCGGCTGGTGTGAGGGGACATGCTCGGTGTGGTCGTCAGCGGAAACGACGGCGGCCGCACCGTGCCTCCCGAGGACACCTCTTCCAGCAACAACGAGCACGGCTGAGCCTGCCCTCGCACGCCCACGGTGATCGGTGCCGCCGGTTCCGTGCGTTCGTGAACGCCCTGGTCCGGCCATCCGTAAGTAACGGGAAGCTTGTCGGCCCTGAGGAGATTCCCGATGTCCCGGAGGCGCCGCCGCAGCGGCGGCGGAACGAGCCAGGGGCGCCCCGTGGCAGACGTCACCGAGGACGCCGCCGACGTCCTGCGCCTCGCGCGGGCCGGGATTTTCGCGGCCGTCTGCGTGGTG encodes:
- a CDS encoding FAD-binding oxidoreductase, with the protein product MRKILVVGAGQSGLQLALGLQSQGYEVTLMSNRTADEIRSGRVMSTQCMFHTALDHERDLQLNFWESQAPKIEGLGVSVAAPGSHDPGPTQRAIDWVGRLDGYAQSVDQRVKMAGWMETFAQRGGQLVIHGAAVGDLDYFARTYDLVLVSAGKGELVQMFARDPERSPYSEPQRALAVSYVHGLGPRPEHPDYDAVRCNLVPGVGELFVMPTLTTSGRADILFWEGIPGGPLDVFNGVKDPAEHLSLTLELMEKFVPWEYARATKVELTDAGGVLAGRYAPTVRNPVGRLPGGGLVLGVADVVVANDPITGQGSNSASKCAAAYLASILEHGEKEFDEAWMRSTFDRYWETAQHVTKWTNAMLAPPPEHILNLIGAAGQLPPVADRFANGFNDPADFENFFYEPEKTGAYLESVAGS